Proteins encoded in a region of the Balaenoptera musculus isolate JJ_BM4_2016_0621 chromosome 5, mBalMus1.pri.v3, whole genome shotgun sequence genome:
- the COMMD8 gene encoding COMM domain-containing protein 8 codes for MEPEEGVPLWRLQKLPAELGLQLLHKIIDGICGRTHPLYQDYHSVWDSTEWMHVLEDITNFFKAVVGKNLSDEEISQQLDQLNSSHQEAIMKCLKSRKDEIKQALLEEIVDISSSQLQDFDWQLKLALSSDKIATLQMPLLNLHLDVKENGEVKPYSVEMSKEELQNLINSLEAANKVVLQLK; via the exons ATGGAGCCGGAAGAGGGGGTTCCCTTGTGGCGGCTACAGAAGCTTCCTGCCGAGCTGGGCCTGCAG cttCTTCATAAAATAATTGATGGCATTTGTGGCCGAACTCATCCTCTCTACCAGGATTATCACAGTGTTTGGGATTCAACAGAATGGATGCATGTTCTAGAAGACATTACCAACTTTTTCAAAGCTGTAGTTGGTAAAAATTTATCTGATGAAGAG ataTCTCAGCAGTTGGATCAGTTGAATTCATCTCATCAAGAAGCTATCATGAAATGCTTAAAAAGTAGGAAAGATGAAATCAAGCAGGCTCTGTTGGAAGAAATAGTTGATATTTCCTCTTCACAGCTACAGGATTTTGATTGGCAGTTAAAG CTTGCACTTTCTAGTGACAAGATTGCTACACTACAAATGCCACTTTTAAACCTTCATCTAGATGTAAAAGAAAATGGTGAAGTCAAGCCGTATTCTGTTGAAATGAGTAAAGAAGAGCTGCAGAATCTAATAAATTCCTTGGAAGCAGCTAATAAg GTGGTCCTGCAGTTGAAATAA